The following coding sequences are from one Comamonas koreensis window:
- the cyoA gene encoding ubiquinol oxidase subunit II, whose protein sequence is MPDLNKLRGPSRLVAALLVAASLAGCNTVVLNPAGDVAAQSGNLVIIATLLMLIIIVPVIVLILLFAFKYRESNEPADYDPEWHHSTVLELVIWSVPLLIIIALGALTWIYTHKLDPYRPLDRIDANRPLAADVKPLEVEVVAMDWKWLFIYPEQGIATINELAAPVDRPIRFKLTATTTMNAFYVPDLAGMIYAMPSMQTQLNAVINKPGVYKGMSSHYSGSGFAGMTFKFHGLSNGDFDAWVQKAKTEGATLDRAEYVKLEKPSERDPVRLFSTVDSTLYHAVLNRCVEAGKMCMDEIMAKDAMANMKARAAAGKSVSLIPEDDVCTVANAPAVVASLGEPAPGTPVAQ, encoded by the coding sequence ATGCCTGATCTCAACAAACTTCGCGGGCCCTCACGGCTCGTTGCGGCGTTACTGGTTGCCGCCAGCCTTGCAGGCTGTAATACCGTCGTTCTCAACCCTGCGGGTGACGTGGCGGCGCAGTCCGGCAATCTGGTGATCATCGCCACGTTGCTGATGCTGATCATCATCGTTCCGGTGATCGTGCTGATCCTCTTGTTCGCGTTCAAGTACCGCGAAAGCAATGAGCCCGCCGACTACGATCCCGAGTGGCACCACTCGACGGTGCTGGAGTTGGTGATCTGGTCCGTTCCTCTGCTGATCATCATCGCGCTGGGCGCCCTGACCTGGATCTACACCCACAAGCTCGACCCCTACCGTCCTCTGGACCGCATTGACGCCAACCGCCCACTGGCTGCAGACGTCAAGCCGCTGGAAGTCGAAGTCGTGGCCATGGACTGGAAGTGGCTGTTCATCTACCCCGAGCAAGGCATTGCCACCATCAACGAGCTGGCTGCGCCCGTGGACCGTCCGATCCGCTTCAAGCTGACCGCCACCACCACGATGAACGCCTTCTACGTGCCTGACCTGGCCGGCATGATCTATGCCATGCCATCGATGCAGACGCAGTTGAACGCCGTGATCAACAAGCCTGGCGTGTACAAGGGCATGAGCTCGCACTACAGCGGCTCGGGCTTTGCCGGCATGACCTTCAAGTTCCACGGCCTGAGCAATGGTGACTTCGACGCCTGGGTGCAAAAGGCCAAGACCGAAGGCGCTACCTTGGACCGTGCTGAATACGTGAAGCTGGAAAAGCCCAGCGAGCGCGATCCTGTGCGCCTGTTCAGCACCGTCGATAGCACCCTGTACCACGCCGTGCTCAACCGCTGCGTTGAAGCGGGCAAGATGTGCATGGACGAGATCATGGCCAAGGATGCGATGGCCAACATGAAGGCCCGTGCAGCTGCAGGCAAGAGTGTTTCGCTGATCCCTGAGGACGACGTGTGCACGGTGGCCAACGCCCCTGCCGTGGTCGCCTCCCTGGGCGAGCCAGCGCCTGGCACCCCCGTGGCGCAGTAA
- the cyoC gene encoding cytochrome o ubiquinol oxidase subunit III: MSNHNTLAGATGTRDYFLKEEPHVENGTALGFWLYLMSDCLIFAALFATYGALGRNYAGGAGGAELFDLSLVAINTALLLLSSITFGFAMLAKQKGSVKGTVVWLIITMLFGAGFLGVELYEFHHLIHVGAGPQSSAAMSAFFALVGTHGLHVTFGLVWLVVLLLQIGKHGLTRENNRRLMCLSMFWHFLDVVWIGVFSFVYLMGVL, translated from the coding sequence ATGTCTAATCACAACACCCTCGCCGGCGCGACCGGTACCCGTGACTACTTCCTCAAGGAAGAACCGCACGTTGAAAATGGCACCGCTCTGGGCTTCTGGCTCTACCTGATGAGCGACTGCCTGATCTTTGCTGCCCTCTTCGCCACCTATGGCGCGCTGGGCCGCAACTATGCAGGCGGTGCAGGTGGCGCCGAGCTGTTCGACCTGAGCCTGGTGGCCATCAACACCGCCTTGCTGCTGCTGTCGTCCATCACCTTCGGCTTTGCCATGCTGGCCAAGCAAAAGGGCTCGGTCAAGGGCACCGTCGTCTGGCTGATCATCACCATGCTGTTTGGCGCCGGTTTCCTGGGCGTGGAACTGTATGAGTTCCACCACCTGATCCATGTGGGCGCTGGCCCGCAGAGCAGCGCTGCGATGTCGGCCTTCTTTGCACTGGTGGGCACCCACGGTCTGCACGTGACCTTTGGTCTGGTGTGGCTGGTGGTGCTGCTGCTGCAAATCGGCAAGCACGGCCTGACCCGTGAGAACAACCGCCGCCTGATGTGCCTGTCGATGTTCTGGCACTTCTTGGACGTGGTCTGGATCGGCGTCTTCTCCTTCGTATATTTGATGGGAGTGCTGTAA
- the cyoB gene encoding cytochrome o ubiquinol oxidase subunit I, whose translation MSVATNVSHDPLLGRLTWNDIPMVHEPIVLWTFIAVVLGGLVVVAGITKFKLWGPLWKNWICSIDHKNIGIMYMILGLVMFLRGFADAIMMRGQQALAAGESMGYLPPHHYDQIFTAHGVIMIFFVAMPFVTGLMNYLVPLQIGARDVAFPFLNNFSFWMTTSGAVLVMASLFVGEFSTLGWLALSGLGEYHPGVGLDYYIWALQIAGVGTTLSGINLIVTIIKMRAPGMNLMKMPIFTWTSLCTNALIVASFPILTAVLVLMTLDRYVGTNFFTNELGGNPMLYVNLIWIWGHPEVYILILPAFGVFSEIVATFSRKRLFGYTSMVYATVCITILSWLVWLHHFFTMGSGASVNSFFGITTMIISIPTGAKIFNWLFTMYRGRIKFTVPMLWTVGFMLTFTIGGMTGVLLAVPPADFVLHNSLFLIAHFHNVIIGGVVFAVFAGINYWYPKAFGYRLDEFWGKASFWFWFFGFWVAFTPLYVLGLMGVTRRVNHYEDTSLQIYFIIAAFGAVLIALGIACFFIQLFVSYLKRDQLRDVTGDCWNGRTLEWATSSPPPQYNFAFTPAVHDSDAWWDMKKHSYKRKLDGFVEIHMPKNTGAGFVISMIALVFGFAMIWHMWWIAGISFAGIVLASIIHTFNYKRDYYIPASEVAATEEERTQLLARHV comes from the coding sequence ATGTCCGTAGCTACAAACGTAAGCCATGACCCGCTCCTCGGGCGGCTGACATGGAATGACATACCGATGGTGCATGAGCCCATCGTGTTGTGGACCTTCATCGCCGTGGTCCTGGGCGGCCTCGTGGTCGTCGCCGGTATCACCAAGTTCAAGCTTTGGGGTCCGCTGTGGAAGAACTGGATCTGCTCCATCGACCACAAGAACATCGGGATCATGTACATGATCCTGGGCCTGGTCATGTTCCTGCGCGGCTTTGCCGACGCGATCATGATGCGTGGCCAGCAGGCGCTGGCCGCCGGTGAATCGATGGGCTACCTGCCCCCGCACCACTATGACCAGATCTTCACCGCCCACGGCGTGATCATGATCTTCTTCGTGGCCATGCCTTTTGTGACCGGCCTGATGAACTATCTGGTGCCGCTGCAAATCGGTGCGCGTGACGTGGCCTTCCCGTTCCTGAACAACTTCAGCTTCTGGATGACCACCTCCGGCGCCGTGCTGGTGATGGCCTCGCTGTTCGTCGGTGAGTTCTCCACGCTGGGCTGGCTGGCCCTGTCGGGTCTGGGCGAATACCACCCGGGCGTGGGTCTGGATTACTACATCTGGGCGCTGCAGATTGCCGGGGTCGGGACGACCTTGTCCGGTATCAACCTGATTGTGACCATCATCAAGATGCGCGCGCCTGGCATGAACCTGATGAAGATGCCTATCTTCACCTGGACCTCGCTGTGCACCAACGCGCTGATCGTGGCTTCGTTCCCGATCCTGACCGCTGTGCTGGTGCTGATGACCTTGGACCGCTACGTCGGCACCAACTTCTTCACCAACGAGCTGGGCGGCAACCCCATGCTGTATGTGAACCTGATCTGGATCTGGGGCCACCCAGAGGTCTACATCCTGATCCTGCCTGCGTTCGGTGTGTTCTCTGAAATCGTTGCGACCTTCTCGCGCAAGCGCCTGTTCGGCTACACCTCGATGGTGTATGCGACCGTGTGTATCACCATCCTGTCCTGGCTGGTGTGGCTGCACCACTTCTTCACCATGGGGTCCGGTGCCAGCGTGAACTCGTTCTTCGGCATCACGACGATGATCATCTCGATCCCGACCGGCGCCAAGATCTTCAACTGGCTGTTCACGATGTACCGTGGCCGCATCAAGTTCACCGTGCCCATGCTGTGGACCGTGGGCTTCATGCTGACCTTCACCATCGGTGGTATGACCGGTGTGCTGCTGGCCGTGCCGCCTGCTGACTTCGTGCTGCACAACTCGCTGTTCCTGATCGCCCACTTCCACAACGTGATCATTGGTGGCGTCGTGTTTGCCGTGTTCGCCGGTATCAACTACTGGTACCCCAAGGCCTTCGGCTACCGCCTCGACGAGTTCTGGGGCAAGGCATCGTTCTGGTTCTGGTTCTTCGGCTTCTGGGTTGCGTTCACCCCGCTGTACGTGCTGGGTCTGATGGGTGTGACCCGCCGCGTCAACCACTACGAAGACACCTCGCTGCAGATCTATTTCATCATCGCTGCCTTCGGTGCCGTGCTGATCGCGCTGGGTATCGCCTGCTTCTTCATCCAGTTGTTCGTCAGCTACCTCAAGCGCGACCAGCTGCGTGATGTGACCGGTGACTGCTGGAACGGCCGTACCCTGGAATGGGCCACCTCGTCGCCTCCTCCCCAGTACAACTTCGCCTTCACGCCAGCCGTGCATGACAGCGACGCCTGGTGGGACATGAAGAAGCACAGCTACAAGCGCAAGCTCGACGGTTTCGTGGAAATCCACATGCCCAAGAACACCGGCGCCGGCTTCGTGATCTCGATGATCGCCCTGGTCTTCGGCTTCGCGATGATCTGGCACATGTGGTGGATCGCAGGCATCAGCTTTGCCGGCATCGTGTTGGCTTCGATCATCCACACCTTCAACTACAAGCGTGACTACTACATCCCTGCAAGCGAAGTAGCAGCCACCGAAGAAGAACGTACCCAACTGTTGGCCCGCCATGTCTAA
- a CDS encoding RNA 2'-phosphotransferase, which translates to MTFEQPTKDTPVGEQSTTMTRRSKLLSLVLRHSPQTIGLELDEAGWAHTDELLACLARSGKAMSPVQLQAVVASCAKQRFAFSEDGKRIRANQGHSVTIELQLVPSTPPDALYHGTATRFLDAILAQGLQRQKRHHVHLSASIETAGAVGRRHGKLALLRVDAAGMVANGHVFYCSDNGVWLTDAVPVTYLQRLDE; encoded by the coding sequence ATGACTTTTGAACAACCAACCAAAGACACCCCGGTCGGCGAGCAGTCCACCACCATGACCCGCCGCAGCAAGCTGCTCAGCCTGGTGCTGCGCCACAGCCCGCAGACCATTGGCCTTGAGCTTGACGAGGCCGGCTGGGCGCATACGGACGAACTGCTCGCCTGCCTGGCCCGCAGTGGCAAAGCCATGAGCCCGGTGCAATTGCAGGCAGTGGTGGCAAGCTGCGCCAAGCAGCGCTTTGCCTTCAGCGAGGACGGCAAGCGCATCCGTGCCAACCAGGGGCATTCGGTAACCATCGAGCTGCAATTGGTCCCCAGCACCCCACCGGATGCGCTCTACCACGGCACGGCAACCCGTTTTCTTGACGCGATCCTGGCGCAAGGCTTGCAACGCCAAAAGCGCCACCATGTTCACCTGTCCGCCAGCATCGAGACGGCTGGCGCAGTTGGGCGGCGCCACGGCAAGCTGGCCTTGCTGCGGGTGGATGCGGCGGGCATGGTCGCCAATGGCCATGTGTTCTATTGCTCGGACAATGGTGTCTGGTTGACCGACGCCGTGCCCGTGACCTACCTGCAGAGGCTGGACGAATGA
- a CDS encoding ADP-ribosylglycohydrolase family protein, protein MTPTQDRFQGALLGLACGDAVGTTVEFQPRGSFVPLTDMLGGGPFSLRAGQWTDDTSMALCLAESLVTKGDCDPADQMARYANWYQWGYWSATGHCFDIGMATREALQRFLLTGNPLAGSTDPHSAGNGSIMRLAPVALRFCGDAQRLQDKAALSSQTTHGAAECLDACRLLAVAIARALQGRPKNEVLALSDLPLASPQLQQIAQGHYLAKSRDDIHGSGYVVRSLEAALWCFARHDCLEDAVLEAANLGDDADTTAAITGQIAGAFWGEQGIPRHWLQRLHLADEIRALAVQLWQANQGLPATGCDAAR, encoded by the coding sequence ATGACGCCAACTCAGGACCGTTTTCAAGGCGCACTGCTGGGGCTGGCCTGCGGTGACGCGGTGGGCACCACGGTCGAGTTTCAGCCGCGCGGTAGCTTTGTGCCGCTGACGGACATGCTGGGCGGGGGCCCGTTCTCGCTGCGCGCGGGCCAGTGGACCGATGACACCTCGATGGCGCTGTGCCTGGCCGAGAGCCTGGTCACCAAGGGCGATTGCGACCCGGCCGACCAGATGGCGCGCTATGCCAACTGGTACCAGTGGGGTTACTGGAGCGCTACCGGCCATTGCTTTGACATTGGCATGGCCACGCGGGAAGCTTTGCAAAGGTTCTTGCTCACCGGCAATCCTCTGGCTGGCAGCACCGACCCGCACAGCGCTGGCAATGGCTCGATCATGCGGCTAGCACCTGTGGCGCTGCGCTTTTGCGGCGATGCGCAGCGCTTGCAGGACAAGGCGGCGCTCAGCTCGCAAACCACGCATGGCGCGGCCGAGTGCCTGGATGCCTGCCGCCTGCTGGCGGTCGCCATCGCCCGCGCGTTGCAGGGGCGGCCCAAAAACGAGGTGCTGGCGCTGTCGGATTTGCCACTGGCCAGCCCCCAGCTGCAGCAGATTGCACAGGGCCATTACCTGGCCAAAAGCCGGGACGACATCCACGGTTCGGGCTATGTGGTGCGTAGCCTCGAAGCGGCGCTGTGGTGCTTTGCCCGGCATGACTGCTTGGAGGACGCGGTGCTGGAGGCCGCGAATCTGGGCGACGATGCCGACACCACGGCGGCCATCACCGGCCAGATCGCGGGCGCTTTTTGGGGCGAGCAGGGCATACCGCGCCACTGGCTGCAGCGCCTGCACCTGGCCGATGAGATCCGGGCGCTGGCTGTGCAGCTGTGGCAGGCCAACCAGGGCTTGCCTGCCACTGGCTGCGATGCCGCGCGATAA
- a CDS encoding HAD family hydrolase, with product MSGHRVLALDADGVLLDYNLAYATAWRRAFGRYPDLRNPHAYWAADRWDVERLSGEALHRFRAGFDAQFWSALPAVPGALAACQQLEAAGFELVCLTALQPHFAQARLGNLQALGFPIGRVIATGSDASGGSPKAAALAQLKPLALVDDYLPNFAGLPEGIYGALVLREPDGSPNCGPALQQLHSTHASLAAFAHSWLAQRQEN from the coding sequence ATGAGCGGCCATCGCGTATTGGCGCTGGATGCCGATGGCGTGCTGCTCGACTACAACCTGGCCTATGCCACTGCCTGGCGGCGTGCTTTTGGCCGCTACCCTGACTTGCGCAACCCCCATGCCTACTGGGCGGCAGACCGCTGGGATGTGGAGCGGCTGAGCGGCGAGGCGCTGCACCGGTTTCGCGCAGGCTTTGATGCGCAGTTCTGGTCCGCCCTGCCTGCCGTACCCGGTGCGCTCGCGGCATGCCAGCAACTGGAGGCCGCCGGCTTTGAGCTGGTGTGCCTGACTGCTCTGCAGCCCCATTTTGCCCAGGCACGGCTTGGCAACCTGCAGGCCCTCGGCTTTCCGATTGGGCGGGTGATTGCGACTGGTAGCGATGCCAGTGGCGGCAGCCCCAAAGCCGCAGCGCTGGCCCAGCTTAAGCCGCTGGCCTTGGTGGATGACTATCTACCGAACTTTGCAGGGTTGCCCGAAGGCATCTATGGCGCACTGGTACTGCGCGAACCCGATGGCAGCCCCAACTGCGGACCGGCACTGCAACAACTGCATTCCACCCATGCCAGCCTGGCCGCGTTTGCGCACTCGTGGCTGGCTCAGAGACAAGAGAACTGA
- a CDS encoding peptidase U32 family protein — protein MSLLPHQLELLSPARDADIGIEAINHGADAVYIGGPAFGARATAGNDIRDLERLIKHAHRFGSRIFITLNTILRDDELEGARQMAWQVYEAGADALIIQDMGLLELDLPPIQLHASTQSDIRTPEKARFLQDAGLSQIVVARELDLQQIAAVRAATDPARTTIEFFVHGALCVAYSGQCYITHAHTGRSANRGDCNQACRLPYEVLDAQGRIIAHEKHVLSMKDNNQSDNLRALIDAGVRSFKIEGRYKDMGYVKNITAHYRKLLDEIIEEREFSEAPLARSSSGRTNFSFTPDPDQNFNREFTDYFVNGRKDDIGAFDTPKTPGRAIGWVTKVGENFVELEASSGDTVLHNGDGLCYYDLQKELVGMQINRAESVDAKKSLWRVFPKDPIAGFKDLRKGLEVNRNRDMAWVRTLDKKSSERRIGLWAQLSQTPDGFALTLTDDDGFVGSASLVQPHQAATDSERAEATLRDQLGRFGATIFSVHDISLKLDQPWFIPASALNQLRRDAVAALEAAREAGFVRLPRALPVEPPAPFPEDTLTYLSNVFNQKAHDFYVKHGVKVIDAAYESKEEEGEVSLMITKHCVRFSMSLCPKQAKGVIGVKGTIKAEPLQLINGKEKLTLRFDCKPCEMHVVGKMKRSVINQHAKEMQEFPMQFYRTRPAVVRT, from the coding sequence ATGTCCCTCCTGCCCCACCAGCTCGAACTGCTCTCCCCGGCCCGCGATGCCGATATCGGGATTGAAGCGATCAACCATGGCGCCGATGCCGTCTATATCGGAGGGCCGGCCTTTGGCGCGCGCGCCACGGCGGGCAATGACATCCGCGACCTGGAGCGCCTGATCAAACATGCGCACCGCTTTGGCAGCCGCATCTTCATCACGCTCAACACCATCTTGCGCGACGATGAGTTGGAAGGCGCGCGCCAGATGGCCTGGCAGGTCTACGAGGCCGGGGCGGACGCGCTGATCATCCAGGACATGGGCCTGCTGGAGCTGGACCTGCCCCCGATCCAGTTGCATGCCTCGACCCAAAGCGATATCCGCACACCCGAGAAAGCCCGCTTTCTGCAGGATGCCGGCCTGTCGCAGATCGTGGTGGCGCGTGAGCTGGATCTGCAACAGATCGCCGCCGTGCGCGCCGCCACCGACCCGGCCCGCACGACGATTGAGTTCTTTGTGCATGGCGCCTTGTGCGTGGCCTACTCGGGCCAGTGCTACATCACCCACGCCCACACCGGCCGCAGCGCCAACCGGGGCGATTGCAACCAGGCCTGCCGCCTGCCCTATGAGGTGCTGGACGCCCAGGGCCGCATCATTGCGCATGAAAAGCATGTGCTGTCGATGAAGGACAACAACCAGAGCGACAACCTGCGCGCACTGATCGATGCAGGGGTGCGCAGCTTCAAGATCGAGGGGCGCTACAAGGACATGGGCTATGTGAAGAACATCACCGCCCACTACCGCAAGCTGCTCGACGAGATCATCGAAGAGCGCGAGTTCTCCGAGGCGCCACTGGCGCGCTCGTCCTCGGGCCGGACCAACTTCAGCTTCACGCCCGATCCGGACCAGAACTTCAACCGCGAGTTCACCGATTACTTTGTCAACGGCCGCAAGGACGATATTGGCGCCTTTGACACCCCCAAGACCCCGGGCCGCGCGATCGGCTGGGTCACGAAGGTGGGGGAGAACTTTGTCGAGCTAGAAGCCTCCAGCGGCGACACCGTGCTGCACAACGGCGACGGCCTGTGCTACTACGACCTGCAAAAAGAACTGGTTGGCATGCAGATCAACCGCGCCGAGTCCGTAGATGCAAAGAAATCGCTGTGGCGTGTGTTCCCCAAGGACCCGATCGCCGGCTTCAAGGACCTGCGCAAGGGCCTGGAAGTGAACCGCAACCGCGACATGGCCTGGGTGCGCACCCTGGACAAGAAATCCAGCGAGCGCCGCATTGGCCTGTGGGCCCAGCTGAGCCAAACCCCGGACGGCTTTGCATTGACCTTGACCGATGACGACGGCTTTGTCGGCAGCGCGAGCCTGGTGCAGCCGCACCAAGCCGCCACCGACAGCGAGCGGGCCGAGGCCACCCTGCGCGACCAGCTGGGCCGCTTTGGCGCCACCATTTTCTCGGTGCACGACATCAGCCTGAAACTGGACCAGCCCTGGTTCATCCCGGCATCCGCACTGAACCAGCTGCGCCGCGATGCCGTGGCTGCGCTCGAAGCCGCCCGCGAGGCCGGCTTTGTGCGCCTGCCGCGCGCGCTACCGGTGGAGCCACCCGCGCCCTTCCCGGAGGACACGCTGACCTATCTGTCCAATGTGTTCAACCAGAAGGCGCATGACTTCTATGTGAAGCATGGCGTCAAGGTGATCGACGCGGCCTACGAGAGCAAGGAAGAGGAAGGCGAAGTCTCGCTGATGATCACCAAGCACTGCGTGCGCTTCTCGATGAGCCTGTGCCCCAAGCAGGCCAAGGGCGTCATCGGCGTCAAGGGCACCATCAAGGCCGAGCCCCTGCAGCTGATCAATGGCAAGGAAAAGCTGACCCTGCGCTTTGACTGCAAGCCCTGCGAGATGCATGTGGTCGGCAAGATGAAGCGCTCGGTCATCAACCAGCATGCCAAGGAGATGCAGGAGTTCCCAATGCAGTTCTACCGCACCAGGCCTGCGGTGGTGCGTACTTGA
- a CDS encoding NUDIX hydrolase, which produces MASTAASHQPVDFVRPYTTVDVVIFSVVDGALKVLLVQRPVSSSEPFPGRWALPGGFVDVAQDSDLQACANRKLREKTNVASPYLEQLGSWGGRSRDPRGWSATHVYFALIAAQPLTLAKGANAADVAWFEVDAICDGPPLAFDHSEILRAAAERLRGKVEYTSLPAFLLPEPFTLPQLQQVYETVLGRPVDKSGFRTRMLAAQFLQEAGHVEGPSNRPAMGYRLADRSAPVVFPRTFSPRG; this is translated from the coding sequence ATGGCCTCCACCGCTGCCAGCCACCAACCCGTTGATTTTGTACGGCCCTATACCACCGTGGATGTGGTGATTTTCAGCGTGGTGGACGGGGCCTTGAAGGTCTTGCTGGTGCAGCGGCCGGTCTCAAGCTCCGAGCCCTTCCCCGGGCGGTGGGCGCTGCCTGGGGGCTTTGTCGACGTAGCGCAGGACAGCGATCTGCAGGCCTGCGCCAACCGCAAGCTGCGCGAGAAGACCAATGTCGCCAGCCCCTACCTGGAGCAGCTGGGCAGCTGGGGCGGGCGCAGCCGGGACCCGCGTGGCTGGTCGGCCACCCATGTCTACTTTGCGTTGATAGCTGCGCAGCCCTTGACCTTGGCCAAGGGCGCTAATGCGGCCGATGTGGCCTGGTTCGAGGTCGATGCCATCTGCGATGGCCCCCCTCTCGCCTTTGACCACAGCGAGATCCTGCGCGCTGCCGCCGAGCGACTGCGCGGCAAGGTCGAGTACACCTCTCTGCCCGCCTTTTTGCTGCCCGAGCCCTTTACCCTGCCCCAGCTCCAACAGGTGTACGAGACAGTGCTGGGACGGCCGGTAGACAAGAGCGGCTTTCGCACCCGCATGCTGGCAGCGCAATTTTTGCAGGAGGCTGGGCATGTCGAGGGGCCCTCCAACCGCCCGGCCATGGGCTACCGCCTGGCCGACCGCAGCGCGCCGGTGGTGTTTCCGCGCACCTTCAGCCCGCGCGGCTGA
- a CDS encoding MFS transporter has product MSSLGYTASPVGGTPGADPRPRAHSEEDVTPGEIAVGVIIGRSSEYFDFFVFGIAAVLVFPSVFFPNFSQLNGTLLSFAVFSIAFVARPVGTAISMAIQRRWGRAAKMTVALFLLGVSTVGIAFLPGYDVLGRTAIWLLALFRFAQGLALGGSWDGLPSLLAMNAPSNRRGWYAMIGQLGAPLGFVLAAGLFAYLYSALSKAEFLSFGWRYPFYVAFAVNVVALFARLQLVLGQTYTQAMQERELEPVSVTRLIDEEGSHVAIGAFAALASFALFHLVTVFPLSWISLYSDQPITHVLGVQILGAFCAALAIVASGKLADSFGRRNTLGAMAVLIALFSLATPKLLSSGVTGNNIFIIVGFVLLGLSYGQSSGTVTANFSARYRYTGAALSTDMAWLVGAAFAPLVALGLSAKFGLIAVCLYLLSGAVCTLAALGINRALESRESAEAST; this is encoded by the coding sequence ATGAGTAGTCTCGGTTACACAGCATCTCCTGTCGGCGGCACCCCCGGTGCTGATCCCCGTCCCCGTGCCCATTCTGAAGAAGATGTAACACCTGGCGAGATCGCGGTCGGGGTGATTATCGGCCGTTCGTCAGAGTATTTTGATTTTTTCGTATTTGGCATAGCGGCGGTCTTGGTCTTTCCAAGCGTCTTTTTTCCCAACTTTTCTCAGCTCAATGGCACGTTGCTGTCATTTGCGGTGTTTTCCATCGCTTTTGTCGCCAGACCGGTCGGCACCGCCATCTCGATGGCCATTCAGCGCCGCTGGGGACGTGCCGCCAAAATGACAGTGGCCCTGTTTTTACTGGGCGTTTCCACGGTTGGTATCGCCTTTTTACCCGGGTATGACGTACTGGGCCGCACCGCCATCTGGCTGCTGGCGCTGTTCCGCTTTGCCCAGGGTCTGGCGCTGGGCGGCTCCTGGGATGGGCTGCCGTCGCTGCTGGCGATGAACGCGCCGAGCAACCGCCGAGGCTGGTACGCGATGATCGGCCAGCTGGGCGCGCCACTGGGCTTTGTGCTGGCTGCCGGCCTGTTCGCCTACTTGTACAGCGCGCTGTCGAAGGCCGAGTTCCTCAGCTTTGGCTGGCGCTATCCGTTCTATGTCGCTTTTGCGGTGAACGTGGTGGCCCTGTTTGCCCGGCTGCAACTGGTGCTGGGCCAGACCTACACCCAGGCGATGCAGGAGCGCGAGCTGGAACCCGTCAGCGTCACCCGCCTGATCGACGAGGAGGGCAGCCATGTGGCGATCGGCGCTTTTGCCGCGCTGGCCAGCTTTGCGCTGTTCCACCTGGTCACCGTGTTTCCGCTTTCCTGGATTTCGCTCTATTCGGACCAGCCCATCACCCATGTGCTGGGGGTGCAGATTCTGGGGGCCTTCTGCGCGGCGCTGGCCATTGTGGCCTCGGGCAAGCTGGCAGACAGTTTTGGCCGGCGCAATACCCTGGGCGCGATGGCGGTGCTGATTGCGCTGTTCAGCCTGGCTACGCCCAAGCTGCTGTCCAGTGGCGTGACCGGTAACAATATCTTCATCATCGTCGGCTTTGTGCTGCTGGGCCTGTCCTACGGCCAGTCGTCCGGCACGGTCACCGCCAACTTCTCGGCGCGCTATCGTTACACCGGCGCGGCACTGTCTACCGACATGGCCTGGCTGGTGGGCGCGGCCTTTGCACCGCTGGTGGCGCTGGGCTTGTCAGCCAAGTTCGGCCTGATCGCTGTGTGCCTTTATCTGCTGTCGGGTGCCGTCTGTACCTTGGCGGCCCTGGGCATCAACCGTGCACTGGAGTCGCGCGAAAGCGCCGAGGCCAGCACCTGA